The Ktedonobacteraceae bacterium genome contains the following window.
ATCTCAAAGCGCGCGGAACCTACGTGCTTTTCAACTCCAACGGCATTGCTCTAACTGCTAAACGCGGCCAGCAATTGATCGATGCCGGACTGGACGAGTATCGCCTCTCGATGGATGGCGCGACACGCGAAACCTATGCTCGTGTGCGTGGTGTAGATGCTTTCGATAAAATCTGGCGCAACATCCGCGCTTTCATTACTATGCAAAATGAACAAAATGCTGGCAAACCTGCGGTCTCGCTCTGGTTCACGGCCATGAAAGAGAACCTGCACGAACTACCGAGCTTGATCGACCTGGCGTACGAGAATGGTATACGCGAGGTCTACATGCAGCGTCTCGTCTACTTCGAGCACGGACTGGCCAGTTCCAGACAGGCCTTATTTCGTCGCGCCACGCGCGAAGAACTGGATTTGATTCGACACTGCGAGCAGGCATGCAAGGAACGGGGTATCGCTTTCAACGCCGCAGGCTCTGCCACACCGGTCGAGAGCCTCATACGGGATTTTGGGGATCGTCCCTGGTCTGGCTGCCGGCGTCCCTATACGCTGACCTACATTACGTCGAGCGGGAACGTCCTCTCATGCTGTTTCGCTCCATTCGGCCACAGAAGCGCCAGGGAGTACAAAGAGGAGCGCGTACTGGGCAACATTTTCCAGGAGCCAATCGAGGCCATCTGGCACGGCGAACGCTACCGGGCATTCCGCGAAGCTTTCGAGA
Protein-coding sequences here:
- a CDS encoding radical SAM protein; the protein is MTTTTEVKLPRSIYIEPTSRCNELCQQCPRTLLSREDDRDLSFDDFRSIVDQFPVLERVVLHGLGEPLLNKDLARMISYLKARGTYVLFNSNGIALTAKRGQQLIDAGLDEYRLSMDGATRETYARVRGVDAFDKIWRNIRAFITMQNEQNAGKPAVSLWFTAMKENLHELPSLIDLAYENGIREVYMQRLVYFEHGLASSRQALFRRATREELDLIRHCEQACKERGIAFNAAGSATPVESLIRDFGDRPWSGCRRPYTLTYITSSGNVLSCCFAPFGHRSAREYKEERVLGNIFQEPIEAIWHGERYRAFREAFESDHPARHCSQCGLNWSY